GAAAAGTTTTCAGCCGGGTTAGCATCTTCACAATTCTAGCACTAGAAAAGTCACAGTGCAAGAAAAACTCCCAGTTGGACCTCAAATGTTCAGATCTGCCACTCGCTCCAGGAAGATCTTGTGACCAAAAGCAAGAAGAATGAGTCAACAACTCCTAATTTAACATAGAATGGGGTCTCTAACCCAATTCTAGGAGCAGCCAACCTATCTTAGTATAATTTGGCTCAGGGGGAACATGAGATACTACAATCGCACAGGCCTGAATAAGTTATCAGCCATACCTGGAGGATTATTCTGGGTGAGTCAACCAGAGTTATAAGATGGGGATTTCAGATAGTTATCAACAGTACTGTGACCAATAATTTATACAAGCCTATTGACTACAAAATCATACATATGTATTATCAAGAaaacataatttaataaatatacatttatttTCTAAAATCGCCATAATATATCACTAGAAACACTATAAAAGGTTTTTCCAAGTCAATAAAAATCACATCCAAATCTTATCTCTATAGTTTTTCATTAATTTCTTTTGCCTCATAGATTTAACTTCCCATTAAGATATTAAGAAACAGCATAACCTTCAAATTGAATCCAGCACAAGTCCAATAATGATACCTCAATTGCAGCTTGCATGGATTTCAGTGACTCAAACTCAACAAAGCCAAAACAGTAGCGCTCAACCTGCCAAAAAACAGAGAGGCAAAAAAggtaaaaatatcaaataaaataaatgcaaacacAAGCTCAAGAATCTGATAAACCTTGTGGCTTCTAACTTGAACACCACCAGGCTTAATAGGTCCAAATTTCTTAAATTCCTCCTCAACTTGTTCAGCTGTTGCATTCAAGGATAAGTTCCGAATATATATTGAATGTCCCTCCTCTGCAAAACAAGAAAAGACAAATATAAGGAGAATATAAGTCTCAAAGCAACATGTAAGGCAGTGAATTCTAGAAAAACCTTCAACATTGTTGTTATTCTCAGGGAAATTGTTGCTAGCAGGATGAGAAACTTCTGGGGTAGAAGCCGGAGCTGGAGACACAATCACTGGTTCCTGAGGGGCTACCTCCACCTTTTCCTTGGGAGTTGTATAAACTGCTACTGGTGATGAACTCCCTTTCATCACTTTAACCTGCCAGTAGAATTCAATTTGGGAAATAATTAGCAAAGAAAGAACTCCTAAACAAACTAATATTGCAGATTTCTAGAGAACAacgtttttcttgaaattttagacCTCTAACATACAGCAATGGATAGAAAACAAAAAGAAGCTATTTTCATGAGATAACACTCAGAAAAGCATAATCTCCTAAAGAGATAATAGATCACAAAGGTATGGAAATTACTATTGGTGcaaaaataatcaataaaaaaggtcaaaatacaaagcagatgaTGTGTTTTTGTCACAAATGGCCTGTTTATCAAAAGTTAACTCACAATGGATGCATACGACTTCTTAGGCAAATCATCTTGACCTCCAGAGGCAATCACTTCATGAACTGTCTGTGAATCACTTTCACCTGTATCAGCTGGTTGATCCACAACGACCTCATCTTCAAAACCTGAACCACCATCCTCTGATTGGTTAGGTAATTCTTCCATATTGTCAGCATTCTCCTCTAATAATGGAGTTTCTGGAGCATCATGCTCTTGACAAGTTGGTTCTGCAAAAGGACATAAAAAGGTCAATTTATCCCAAGAAAAAGTTCCAAGTTCATAAAAAATCTCCGTACCTGCTTCAGGAGATATAAGAACTTGAGGTGAATCATCTTTTGTGCCATCACCCAACatataattcatttccctttgccGTGTTTCACTCAAAAATCTGAACACATCATTCAAGACAAAGTAACATCCTTTTTCCTGAGGGGCAAGGAAGAATGACTGTGCAAATTTCCTCCGAATAGCATCCTGTCCAATGAATGATCCAGTCACTACAATAAGCACCCCATTCTGGTATGAAATTTGTGAATCTGCTGTCTCTATCTCAGTGAAACAGTTTCTGAAGTCCAAGGACATTATCATGTCATTGATGGCCTGCTCCATATTGAAACATGCACAAATCAGTTATTAAATCTTACATGGGATTAGAAATGTTCAATGGACACCATATGATACAGCAACAAAAATCTAATTGACTGAAAATACTTTCTATCCAAACACATGCTCCCTCCACCAAAGATGCTGTAGTTAAAAGAACACAATCAACACCAATCATAACTGAATCACAATCCCTAAAATCTACTTGTCAAAtccaaaaaaaagaacaaaacatcTACATTTTTTATTGTTACACTGTTTCTTAATATTTCACCACAGAATTCCTTTGGTCTGCAAAACTAGTTTCCAATTTTCACAACAAAAAGTAATTAAAAGAATATAGAaacatttagttatattaaataattcataGAACAATGAATTAATAATTAATAAGGATAATTCAATTCCTCATGCACTGGGTACACCCAAGGATAATTCAATTGTCTGCGAAAGGAATACTTAATATAAGCAGAAAAAAAAGCAAATAACTCTGAGAGGAAAAGGCACAAAATGAGAAACATAAACCACGATATTGAAGGAACTGGTTAATATTACATATAAACTACTCAATGGAATTGTTTCATTCTTAAGCATTCATATATTTTGCTTATACGGTTATGACAAACTAGATAAGTAAGTTCTTAAATCTGAAAACGGAAAACCAACATTTTCTTTTATGCCTACATGGAAGTAATAAAACTATTTTTGATAATCATACTTGCACCGACATCACTGAAgtcatctctccatcagaatttgGGCGGTTTACAGTGCTTGAATCCTGATAGAACTTGTGAACCATTTCTGGTgattgatgaagaatgtggtaatATTGTTGCACAAATGCACTACCAATCTGTGAAAGTTTTAACCAAAGAATCAGGTTTAAGGTGAAAAAACCAAATTTACGAAAAAAAACTAACACACAACCAACTCATACCACTTGTGGAGTCAGAGAAGAAACAGGAGATGCGGTTGGCAATGCCATTCCTGTAGAACTACTAAAACAGTAAAGAACCCTATCAGGGGAAAAATCTTTAAAGTTAGAAGCGCAAGTACAGATGATTTATAGCCTTTTAAAATTCAACAAAGGAAGCATCATACGAGggaaatcatgatatcaaaagagTTACACACAATATGCAAACACACTCTAATATCCAGAAAGAAGTTAACCCAAGGCAAAAAGTAACCAATCCCCAAGAAAGTTCAAGGAAATCTAAgcttaagaagcaaaagatctaCCAAGGTTCATCATAAACTAACACCACAGaacataagatatttaatattcaTCATACATGCAGGAAAATATGTTAGTATGAATGGGCATGCCCTTTGATATTCCTAATATTCTTAAGAACTAGAGGAACATCAAAATTGACCCAAAAAAAGTCCAAATAATACATATCCAACATAAGAGCCAATTTCCATCCTATAACTCTATAGAACAAACAAGATATTATATAAGTTAGGAACAAGCAGAACAATGAAAGTATAACTCAAGATTGAATTGTGTCTCTGGGTCAATACCATGGAATAAGCACAATAAAAAGATggtaaaaagaacaagaaaagattGCAGGATTCTCAGCAAACTGTCCAATTCTTGGCCAACCATAGATAGATTAAAAAAGAATTTTCATAAAAGAAAACTACCTTTCTCCAACAAGGATAGATTATCATTTGTTGTCCAACAACATTATGCACCACCCTCGATGAGCAAACACAACAGAACTACAACAAGATATTGCCACTGAACTAATAGGTGCAAGAAGTAGAGTCCAAACTTTCACTAGCAGATGCACCCACAAGTCATTGGACAGCTTCCAACAAGCACATACAAATGCTTTCGAAAGAAAGCATCCCTCCAAGCCCGCACTCATCATCTCAAAAAGAAgcaggttctcaattctaatcgaGAATTGATTGACAACCACAACAGACTGACTAATTAAAGAGACAAAACCAGAGGGCACGAACCAAATCTAATATCCAACCATAGGAATCCAACATAGAACTACGCAACAGTAATTTGATAAGGACCAAACATAGCAAGCAACACCCAGTCGGAGCATCCATTTTGATCTCTATATGCACCACGACAGAAGTCCTACACATAAATCATCGTAACTACTCGAAGCTGACATCCAAATCACCGACAATTATTACCAAGAAGACCTGCAGTCTCAACTAAATCCACACAACAAATTAACTGCAAAACCCTAAATCCCAACTACCAAAAGCATCCACCGATCAGATCAGCAAAATGGACCGACAGCACATACAGCAAAAGCTTCTCATTTCAACTCGTCGGTACAAATTAACCGGAAAGAAGAAACAACAAGCAGAGATCAACGAAAAAGACTCGACAAGAGAGAGAAAACGAGAGAATCTTTTCAAGTAAGCAAATGCATGGATCCCAAGAACGAAGGCACGGGTCACCTTCCTGCGGATCGAGAGAGGACGGGGAAGAACGGGCGTGGGCGGAGCTCCGCTTCGATCGGAGCCCTAGGAATCGAGCGAGCACGAGACGAGGGTCGAGCGCCGCAGTCGTTAAACGGGTAGGGCTTTTTGGGTTGCTGATGCCACGAAGAGCGGGTTCGATGTGCGTCAGTGACATTTAAGCTTCGTGTGAGTCGGCACAGAGAACCATAGCTTCCGTGTGAGTCACTCATTTTACGTTTCCGTGTGAGTCACCACACGAAGGTTGATTACTGTGTTTGGCCTCTACTCGATGCCATCAGTATTACATTTCGCATTTGCCTTATTCtcgaaataaagatttaaattgatttataaagatatgataaaatttaaatactttaaaTTCATGATTCAGATTCAATAAATTAGTAAATTAATTATCCCATCATTTATGATAAATATAACAAAGAGGGCACagcttttaagatttttttattgaTCCTATGAATTTATTTAGATTTAAATTTTATAAGAGGTTTAAGAACTTAGTTCAACAATTTTGGAATGCtctatttttttcttcctcttttttaagTTCTCTACTAATCTTACTAGGGTTAGAGGTATGCTTTCTTTTTAGAGTAGGCATAATTTGGGGAATATTAAAGAGAATTTTAAATGTTCCAATATGAGATATTGTATTTAGAAGATAAAGATTCCAACTTGAAGTTGAGGACACAATATGCCATCATCACTTTATAATAAGTTCAATGCTCTCATTAGATAAATTAACTTAAAATGCTGATATAAAGCTAAGACTAAATGTGTTCACAAAGGAGATGGATTTTATCTCCATCTATCAGAGACTTAATGGCACTATGAAACTATAGTAATAGTGTTAATATTGATTATGTGAGTTTATTTTCTTTTGTGAATTAAGATATCAAAGCTCCAAATAGATATTGATTAATGAGATTAAGGAACCCTCTGATGGATTTATCAAGGAATTTTATTAAGATTATTGGCACAGTATTGATAAATTCCTTACTTAGAATTTCTGAATTATTCTgtgataatattaaattttagacTAGCTATGGAGAGGATAAGATAGGACTGTCTCCAATATACATTTTTAGCTTCCAAGAAGAGCTTGACAAGAACATACAGATGGGGGTTACCATAAGGAACTTCTCCATGTGCATTCTCCAAGAAGTTATAATTAGCAAAACACCAAAAAATAATTGATCCAGTGATCAATTTGgataaatataataaacttgGACTCACTGATCTGTCGTTGTTATGAGAATTTGGATAAATATAATAATcttatctttcttttctctttcctggTGTTTGTCatatcttgaattttttttatatatatatctttcccgatcaaatagataaacattactttattcatcattcataaatatttattacaattcatttattacaatccatttattcgtcgagtcataaatagaaaagtaaacatagtgatgttaacttcaagaatatccaagtggctctacctagcggtagaggaaggtccgctctccactggaatctgatttagtactagagggaagctgttctgaaaatcaaaaataaagaaaattcaacaacgctgagtaggaaccccaaaagtcaactcaaaatgtataaatgatcaaaattcaatcaatcatcccattggcgtatatcaaatatccgaaggagcactcccccaacagcagatggagaggttttatcctacgggatgagtttgtgttctcccaacaacggatgaaggcaaactcatatcgcactcccaacagcggatggagtagtGTCCCACACTCgctaaagtggggacacgttcctcccaacagcggatggaggaaccatccaaccgccacgtctgacggcccgctaatccccgaagggaatcgccctacttgctctcggtaggaaaataatataatctcacattggtcatgtccatttcgagatgaaataacatatttaaaacgtctctttcaaatatcatcaatatcaaataatataaattagcccttaattgacttgaactctagtttaatcgattcaattgaactcgatttactagagcctaactgaactgatctctaatccttatttaactggtttggAACCATCCTAGACtaatataatttagactagattaagttcaatttaggttaaactaacttgaataagtcaatcaattcggaatcaccctgaattgatctagactaatcaagtctagtttagttcaatcaatatttgggctcaagttcaacaataatattgggctagattgagccagtccatctatcggtcatgtgcattatacatgattgagcatacattacacaaaactggcccagctctggcccatggactagtcatgtgcgtcgcatgtgactgcccataatggttgggctgGGGTAGCCTACGGGTCAAAGCTTGAACCGTGGGTTGGGcttggcctgtgagcaatttcattccaattaatatccaatttcatatcatagcatatgcccattaacaatataaataaaaacataataatacattaaaagatagatgaggagaaaatctttaatacaaagaaataacatttgactagaaatcataagacattaaaagagggactcggagataagttttaatacaagggaATAGCCttataaattcaaataaaaatcatgttttcaatacatataaaatttcaatatattctagtcatattttaaatcattcagaataatatattttaaatttcatatcaaagaatatgaaaaaggattttagataacatattctaatctaacaagattttaatccagataagattaaagataaactgtaatacaggaaatatcatataaaataaatatatttttaacatatttaactctacaataaaaaccttaatcatgggtcaaagaatattatgaaaactttaattaattactttaatgcaaaaattttgacatttaaagaattgatatatatttttcaaattataaaactttcaacatttaaagaatcaaaataaaaactaaaacttttaaatttaagaaatgtAGGGAAACCTAACTTTTGTCAATTAGGTGTAACTCCTTGTTCCTCCCGCtgctaggctcgactaggtgaggaacgaaggagagaaatctctccctttaaataggaggaggtgagcctctattaagggaaattcattttaattttcatatttatttaatataagttattttcatttaatatactaacaaatataatatcatcaggaatacttaatagttatttccttgatTCATATCAATaatcaaggaagtagattaagatttccttaaattataataacaagtaaggaaagaaaatcaattcctaacttaaatatttgatgtgattacatttctcccctccgataggaaatttggtccccaaatttagcttaccttaatagaatatatgaggatactgctctcgcatatcttcttctctttcccacgttgcctcttgatctgaatggtgttgccaacaaatctttaccgaatgtgtaattttgttccttagaacatgttctttcctttccaagatctaggttggttgttctctaaaagtagcatcatctcgtagttgtagaggttgataagatatgacatgtgatggatccctgatatatcttcgaagcattgacacgtggaatacatcatggatgctagccaaagccgggggcaatgccaatctgtatgtcacaggcccaaccttttgtaagatctcaaatgggccaataaatcttaggGTTAACTTTCCCCtctgaccaaacctcataactcccttggttggcgacacctttaagaagacgtactcaccaacttcgaactctagatctcttcgccttcgatctacataacttttctgacgactttgagctattaataatctttggcgtataatttaaatattatcagtatctttttgaattaattgaggccccaaaagctttcgttctcctacctcatctgcactttcttccataaagagcttcaaatagagccatctgtatgctagagtgataactattattataagaaaactcaattagatataagtgcatatcccaactcccaccaaagtccaaagcacatgctcttaagagatcttcaagagtttgtattgtcctttcagattgaccatcagtttggaggtgaaaggctgtactaaactttaactgcgtgcccaaagatttttgtagacttccccaaaatttagaggtgaatcttggatctctatctcagataatgctaactggcaccccatgatatcgaatagtttctttaatatataagcttgctccaatgaatacttcttgttaatagggagaaagtgagcagatttagcaagtatgtctactattacccaaattccgtcatatcctttcacagtcttgggtaatcctgtcacaaaatccatagtgactttctcccacttccattcaggaatcgaaatcctttacAATTTTctcgcaggtactcgatgttctatcttcacctgttggcatattaaacatttagaaacaaactttgctatatctctcttcataccatgccaccaatagttttggcgtaaatctcgatacatcttagtagtcccgggatagatgttaaattttgatctatgtgcctcctccaataattgcatctttactggatggcttacgggaacacaaagtcgatcatggaatgtaatagaaccatcttcggcttggaggaattcaggtctagatccttgagctatttccttaactatcatttgaagatatgtatcttccttttgaccttttttaaccttttccaccaaaaatgattaTGCCATTAAACAcaaaagaaaacctttatttgtctccgataaaagtttaagttttaagtctgctaactctgtcatcatagaattcctttgaatattcatataggctacgagactgtaggtatttctgcttaaggcatcagcaactacattagctttcccaggatggtagttgatattaaaatcataatcctttagaaagtccaaccactttctttgtctcatatttaaatctttctgtgtgaaaatatatttgagactcttatgatctgtgaagatttcgaaaatctgtccatagagataatgcctccaaattttcagtgcaaaaatgatagctgctagctctaagtcatgcgtaggatagttcttttcatgaggctttaattacctcgatgcataagcaactaccctctcgttttgcattagaacgcaaccaagcccttgtagtgaggcatcactatacactacaaaacctgttgggaaatcttgggggcgacatcacatgcgcagcggaagaacaagaaaacaaaatccccgattcccaaaaagatgttcgtcgtcgtgcgaagattggtgcgcaaaatccgtgaaacttaaaactgcgtatagagtagattgtgttacctagggagatcgtatatccttatttccttgcagatccttaggagagagtgaaggaggtcaagcatcctcctctctagcggtgatccacacagtagggttgcgacgacgttcctcaaaactccaggcctactctgaggtggagagggagaggagaataggaaaggcacgcaaagactctagcctatgaggctctgaatccctcctatttatagaggtcccctgtcaaaccctaatgggtcctcccctagtgggtattggatctgcatccaataagataagggctttgtcggatatctcatatccgaatctctactcatcgcaatgcctaccatatgtgtgtgaccctctaggcccaatatcgagctggccgtgagtcatacctgtcagaactccttctaactcagtgaattattatctctgtaataattcactcgactcatcgactacggacgtactaggccactacgccgtagtccccagacgatacaggggaatccaatccattggacctgtctgtcctcagttaccgtgtacctatagtccatcatccatctaatatcccagagaccgtatatcgagcatggtgctgtcagacccatatggtttctactcgagtctcgctctaatcggattctcccggagaactctttctctctcaacccgaatgaccctggccaggggattgtctgagcaagaacacataggatattcctctcatgacgccgagagtggatgatcttctatcgacactcaatagccctcgtaaggtcgactaccactcccaatgatcaactgtactagatatgggacagccaaacctataagtctggtatcaaagagtggagcactcatacaggacatccttggtgtctcaagtctaaggaccaaatacaccactaggagtacggaatcgttgtctgataataaggcatcatcaaccatctagcatttcgtaagcggatcaataagtgaactcattctccaatgagcacctatactgtatccctagtgtccctacacgagcagctatgagaccaactgcatccaaaaTATGGACagatatatagcacaccagtctgtctggttatcacgatgtccctctcgagtaacctatgattggaattatttaggatatgtgtttaaagg
The window above is part of the Musa acuminata AAA Group cultivar baxijiao chromosome BXJ1-1, Cavendish_Baxijiao_AAA, whole genome shotgun sequence genome. Proteins encoded here:
- the LOC103996613 gene encoding nuclear transport factor 2, giving the protein MALPTASPVSSLTPQVIGSAFVQQYYHILHQSPEMVHKFYQDSSTVNRPNSDGEMTSVMSVQAINDMIMSLDFRNCFTEIETADSQISYQNGVLIVVTGSFIGQDAIRRKFAQSFFLAPQEKGCYFVLNDVFRFLSETRQREMNYMLGDGTKDDSPQVLISPEAEPTCQEHDAPETPLLEENADNMEELPNQSEDGGSGFEDEVVVDQPADTGESDSQTVHEVIASGGQDDLPKKSYASIVKVMKGSSSPVAVYTTPKEKVEVAPQEPVIVSPAPASTPEVSHPASNNFPENNNNVEEEGHSIYIRNLSLNATAEQVEEEFKKFGPIKPGGVQVRSHKVERYCFGFVEFESLKSMQAAIEASPVMIGGRQAIVEEKRTTTRVVNGVVTNNGTGNSGRGRFQLGRGAFRNDNFRGRGSFSSNMGYRKNEFRNRAEYSGHGWGPGFRGSDGYQQRTFQNGDGMIEQRTFQNGDGDGMIVGRSRGGGPKITAVSA